A stretch of DNA from Mycobacterium senriense:
ATCGGGATGCCGCCCAACATCATCTCCATGTGGTAGAACGGCCAGCCGCCGTTGTCGCCGTAGGGAACGTTGAGCCGGGCGATCGTGGTGGGCACGCCGACGACGCGCGCCACCGACCGGGCGACCACTTCCCCGGCGATCTTGGAGATGGAATAGGTGGGGAACAACGGCTTGTGGTTGTCGCCCAGGGCGGATCGCTCGCTGCGGGGGTCGTCGTCCGGCGGGTCGTACACGGCGGCCGACGAGCAGTGCAGAAAAGCCTTCGCGTTGCGGCAGTGGGCCATCAGCAGGCCGACCGACTCCGCGTTGGCCGCCAGGTCCTTGTCCCAGCTTCCGCTCTTGGCCACCGCCAAGTTCAGGACATAATCGAAATCCGTTGGCAGAGTGGTGAAGTCACCGGCCGCCAGATTGACCTTCTCGCAACGAATCCCGGCCTTCTCGAGGCGTTCGCGTGCGGCGGGGTCGGTGAATCGCGCGATTCCCCAGACCTCGTTGTCGGCGGCAAGCGCCCGGGCTATGGGGGTGGCGATTTGACCGGTCGGGCCGGTGATCAGGATTTTTGAGCCGCGCATGCGGTGAATGGTAGCGAGGAGGCGCGCATCCCGACAGAGATGATCGTGCTTTCGCGCATTCTGCTCATCTGCTTATCGGTGAAACCGAAGTTACGGCGCGCCCGCACCAGTGTCGCGCTTTTAGGCGATAGTCGGGATAACCCACGATTTCGGGGTTTTGCGCATTGTGCTCGGCCCCGGCTCAGTCGAGCCGACGCCGATTCGAGCCGAGGTCGGTGACTTACAACCCGGGCTGGTCGTCGATGATGCCCAGCCAGATCTGGGCGACGTCGATGGCGACCTTCTCGCTGATGAAGGCGTGCTGCGTTCCGGTGTAGATGTCCCGGAAGGCGCGCTCCAGCCGGCTACCCTCCCGTATCGAGCTGGTCCCGGCGACCAGGTGGGCCCATTCGGCGCAGCTGCGGGCGGTGTCGGTGGCATAGACGGCGGCCACCCGCATGTCGGCGCGAAGCGCCGGCGTCAGGTCCTGCCCGGACGCCACCGCCGCCTCGGCGGTGGTGAACGCGTCGAGCACCAAGAGGCGGGCGGCACGCCAGGCGGCGCGGTGGTGCGCCAGCCCCTTCTGGAAGGTGGGGCGGCTGGCCAGCGACGCCATGTCACTCATCCGGAATTTCGTCGCGGCCAACTCTTGGACGTCGTCGAGCATGCTCTTGGCCACGCCCAGCGCCCACGAGGCGTGCCCGGCGGCGGTCACGGGCATCAGCCCCATCCGGGTGGCCGGCGAGGTCCCCCGGTAGGGCTGCCGCGCGAACAGCTCGAACGTGCGGCTCTCGGGCACGAACAACTCCTGAGCGCTGTAGTCGTAGGAGCCGGTTCCCTTCAGCCCTTGCACGAACCAGCCGTCGTTGAAACTGATCTCCTCCCGCGGAATCACCGCGACCCGCATCTCCGGGAAACCCTCACTGATCCAGCGCATCTCGCCGTTGTCCATCGGCAGGAAGCCGGCCGCAACGTATTGCGCGTGACCGGTGCCCGAACCGAAGTTCCACGCGCCGGTCACCTGGTAGCCGCCGTCGACGGCGGCGCCTTGCCCGTTGGGAAAGAACTGGCCACCCAAAGTGACCCGGTTGTCGTGCGCGGTAAACACTTCGGCGAAGCCATCGTCGGGCAGGTAGGCCGCCGCGGCGAAGGAGGACGGCAGATTGGCGATCCCGACCCAGCCGAATGAGCCATCCTGCCAAGCCATTTCGATCCAGGTTTCGATCATCTCGGTGAACGACGGCTCGACACCGCCGGCCACGATCGGGTTGAACGCCGACATCAGCCCGCTGGCCCACATCGCGTCCACGATCGCCGGGGTGAGGGTTCGCGCCCGCTCGGATTCGGCGGCTTCGGCGCGCACCAGGTCCCGCATACCGCGGGCCAGCGCGATCACCCGGTCTTCGGTGTCGGCGAGCGAGGTCATGACGGTGACCGTATCAACCACTGATGGCTTCTCGAACGAAAATCAATCGGTCGCGCCGGGTCGTTTACGGTGTGGGTTGTGCGCTGGATCGTCGACGGCATGAATGTGATCGGAAGTCGTCCCGATGGCTGGTGGAAAGACCGTAACGGTGCCATGGTCACATTGGTGGAAAGCCTGGACCGATGGGCGTCGGGTCAAGGAGAAACGGTGACGGTGGTTTTTGAACGACCGCCGTCGGCGGCCATCGCGTCATCGGTGGTCGAGGTTGCGCACGCACCCAGGGCGGCCGCGAATTCGGCCGACGACGAGATCGTCCGGCTGGTCGCGGCCGATGCTGCGCCGCACGAGATTCGCGTGGTGACGTCCGACCGAGCGTTGACCGAGCGAGTGCGAAGTCTCGGCGCATCGGTCCACCGGTCGGAGGCCTTCCGCGACCTGATCGATCCGCGGGACCGATGACCACCGGCTGCCCGAGTCCGGCACCCAACCGGGTCTGCGGGCTCGCACACATCGACGTCCCGATCATCCAGGCCCCGATGACCTACATCGCGGGCGCCCAGCTCGCCGCCGCGGTATCCAATGCCGGCGCCCTGGGCATCATCGAGACCACCTCGGACCAGGGTCGCGCCGACCTGCGACGGGTGCGCGAACTGACCGGCGGTACCGTCGGCGCGAACATCGCGTTGCTGTTCAACCGCGACCCGGCGATGCTGGATCTGCTTGTCGCCAACGACATTCGGTTCGTCACCACCTCGGCCGGCAGCCCATCGGTGTTCACCGAACGTCTCCACGACGCGGGTATCACCGTGTTCCACGTGGTGGGCACACTGGCCGCGGCCAAGAAGGCCGTCGATGCCGGAGTGGACGGGCTGGTAGTCGAGGGCGTCGAAGGGGGCGGATTCAAGAACCGGTTCGGCGCATCGACCATGGTGCTGCTGCCGCTGGTGGCCGCGCACGTCGATATCCCGATCGTGGCCGCCGGAGGGATCTGCGACGCGCGGTCCATGGCGGCCGCGTTTGTTCTCGGCGCCGAAGCGGTGCAGATGGGCACCAGGCTGCTGGCCTCGGCGGACTCGCCGGTGCACGGCAACCTCAAACAGGCGGTCGTCGACGCCGACGAGACCGGCACGGTGATGCTCCCCTTGGACGGCACGCGGATGATGCGCGTCATCCGCACCCCGGCCGCCGAGCGGCTCGACACCACGACATCCGCCGAAGAGGGCGCCGCGGCGCTACAACGCGTGCAGCGGCTCTACTTCGAGGGCGACCTGGATGCCAGCGTCGCCAACACCGGTCAGGTGGCCGGGCGCATTCAGGATCTGCCGCCGGCCGCCGACATCATCAACGAGATGTGGCGAGGCTGCCGCGAGCTGCTGGCGGCCACGTCGGAGAGGGTGGGCCGGGCCGAACTCGAAGAGGCCTAGCCCGAGGCGGGCGCGGAGATCAGCCCGCCGCCGCCAGCGCCGCGTCGTAGTTGGGCTCCTGCGCGATTTCGGGCACCAGTTCGGTGTAGGAGACGTTGCCGTCGGCGCCGATCACCACGATGGCCCGGGCGAGCAATCCGGCCATCGGACCGTCGGTGATGGTGACCCCGTAGTCCTCGCCGAAGCTGTCGCGGAACGCCGAACCGCTCTTGACGTTCTCGATGCCCTCGGCGCCACAGAACCGCGCCTGCGCGAACGGCAGATCCTTCGAGACGTTCACCACGGTCGCCCCGCCCCCGGCGGCGCGCTCGTTGAAGGTCCGCACGCTGGTGGCGCACACCGGCGTGTCGATGGACGGAAAGATATTGAGCACCAAGGGCTTACCGCCGAACTGCTCGCTGCTCACCGGGGCCAGATCGCCGCCGACCAGACTGAAGGCCGGGGCTTTGGATCCGACGGCAGGCAGCTCGCCGACAGTGTTGATCGGGTTTCCACGCAACGTTATCTGTGCCATGGGCAACAGTCTGCCAAGGCCGCCGCGGCCGCCGTGGGGCAGGTCCCATGTCCTGATCAGTGGGATACATGGCGTAGACGACAGACCCCGGCGTGCCCAACACTGAATCCATGCCTCGCAAGGTGGTCATCGTCGGTTTTCCCGGCGTGCAGGCGCTAGACGTGGTGGGCCCGTATGACGTGTTCACCGGCGCCTCGCTGTTGACGGGCGGCGGCTACGACGTCGCGATGGCCTCGGTCGGTGGCCAACCGGTGCAGACGGCCACCTGGCTGGCGTTCGTGGCGACCCCGTTACCGGACCCGGGCGACCCGATCGACACGGTCGTTCTCCCGGGTGGGGCCGGCGTCGACGCGGCCCGCTCCGACGCCGACCTGGTCGCCTGGATCAAGTCCGTCGCCACCCATGCGCGCCGGATGGTCACGGTGTGCACCGGCGCGTTCCTCGCCGCCCAGGCGGGCCTGCTG
This window harbors:
- the tpx gene encoding thiol peroxidase: MAQITLRGNPINTVGELPAVGSKAPAFSLVGGDLAPVSSEQFGGKPLVLNIFPSIDTPVCATSVRTFNERAAGGGATVVNVSKDLPFAQARFCGAEGIENVKSGSAFRDSFGEDYGVTITDGPMAGLLARAIVVIGADGNVSYTELVPEIAQEPNYDAALAAAG
- a CDS encoding NYN domain-containing protein, which codes for MRWIVDGMNVIGSRPDGWWKDRNGAMVTLVESLDRWASGQGETVTVVFERPPSAAIASSVVEVAHAPRAAANSADDEIVRLVAADAAPHEIRVVTSDRALTERVRSLGASVHRSEAFRDLIDPRDR
- a CDS encoding NAD(P)H-dependent flavin oxidoreductase, with translation MTTGCPSPAPNRVCGLAHIDVPIIQAPMTYIAGAQLAAAVSNAGALGIIETTSDQGRADLRRVRELTGGTVGANIALLFNRDPAMLDLLVANDIRFVTTSAGSPSVFTERLHDAGITVFHVVGTLAAAKKAVDAGVDGLVVEGVEGGGFKNRFGASTMVLLPLVAAHVDIPIVAAGGICDARSMAAAFVLGAEAVQMGTRLLASADSPVHGNLKQAVVDADETGTVMLPLDGTRMMRVIRTPAAERLDTTTSAEEGAAALQRVQRLYFEGDLDASVANTGQVAGRIQDLPPAADIINEMWRGCRELLAATSERVGRAELEEA
- a CDS encoding acyl-CoA dehydrogenase family protein, which codes for MTSLADTEDRVIALARGMRDLVRAEAAESERARTLTPAIVDAMWASGLMSAFNPIVAGGVEPSFTEMIETWIEMAWQDGSFGWVGIANLPSSFAAAAYLPDDGFAEVFTAHDNRVTLGGQFFPNGQGAAVDGGYQVTGAWNFGSGTGHAQYVAAGFLPMDNGEMRWISEGFPEMRVAVIPREEISFNDGWFVQGLKGTGSYDYSAQELFVPESRTFELFARQPYRGTSPATRMGLMPVTAAGHASWALGVAKSMLDDVQELAATKFRMSDMASLASRPTFQKGLAHHRAAWRAARLLVLDAFTTAEAAVASGQDLTPALRADMRVAAVYATDTARSCAEWAHLVAGTSSIREGSRLERAFRDIYTGTQHAFISEKVAIDVAQIWLGIIDDQPGL
- a CDS encoding NAD-dependent epimerase/dehydratase family protein, translating into MRGSKILITGPTGQIATPIARALAADNEVWGIARFTDPAARERLEKAGIRCEKVNLAAGDFTTLPTDFDYVLNLAVAKSGSWDKDLAANAESVGLLMAHCRNAKAFLHCSSAAVYDPPDDDPRSERSALGDNHKPLFPTYSISKIAGEVVARSVARVVGVPTTIARLNVPYGDNGGWPFYHMEMMLGGIPIPVPPGEPARYNPIHEDDIIGTIPKLLEVASVPATTVNWCGDQTVSLQEWCDYLGSLVGREPIFEASDQALRGNPTTIDRMHELIGGTSVDWRDGIRRMAAKFHPELVGV